A window from Moritella yayanosii encodes these proteins:
- a CDS encoding CinA family nicotinamide mononucleotide deamidase-related protein, with the protein MRIEFISTGDEVLSGQIVDTNAAWISQHFFHQGRQFTRRHTVADDLDSLIDIITETSHRADVVIMNGGLGPTSDDLSAEAAAKAMGVPLSLSQKWYDHLVTKYAKSNRTLSVSDEKQAWLPQGSEVVDNPVGTACGFSFQFNRARFYFTPGVPSEFKHMVTEQILPDIQQRFTPVTIPTLIKIKTFGISESVLNEQLCALNLPDTITLGFRVDFPTVEVKLLSTHVADLQKARLQVLAELGEFILFEGDGSFAQYLQHLMLEKGHTLSLAESCTGGLIASELIAVAGSSGYLDSSHVTYSNESKCRLVSVNKATIDKYGAVSIAVAAEMAQGAMRNAGVDFGIAVSGIAGPGGGSDDKPVGTVAFALASHTHTVSQLLFIPRRDRQGIRTVALYVALDMLRRELLGLDLAAEFGSLERRAYCDTVNS; encoded by the coding sequence ATGCGAATTGAATTTATCAGTACGGGTGATGAGGTACTATCAGGGCAAATTGTCGATACCAATGCGGCATGGATATCACAACACTTTTTCCATCAAGGTCGTCAATTCACCCGGCGCCATACGGTGGCGGATGATTTAGACTCGCTTATCGACATCATTACTGAAACCAGCCATCGTGCTGACGTAGTGATCATGAATGGTGGGTTAGGACCAACATCGGATGATTTAAGTGCTGAAGCAGCGGCGAAAGCGATGGGGGTGCCATTAAGCCTATCGCAAAAATGGTATGATCATTTAGTTACTAAATATGCCAAATCTAATCGTACTTTGTCTGTGAGTGATGAAAAACAAGCTTGGTTGCCACAAGGTAGCGAAGTTGTTGATAACCCGGTAGGCACTGCCTGTGGGTTTAGTTTCCAATTTAATCGCGCGCGTTTTTACTTTACCCCTGGGGTACCAAGTGAATTTAAACACATGGTTACCGAGCAAATACTACCCGATATTCAACAACGTTTTACGCCAGTAACAATACCTACTTTAATCAAGATTAAAACCTTTGGTATCTCGGAATCTGTGTTGAATGAACAGCTCTGCGCGTTAAATTTACCTGATACTATCACCTTAGGTTTTCGCGTTGATTTTCCGACAGTGGAGGTCAAGTTATTATCGACACATGTCGCCGATTTACAGAAAGCGAGGTTACAAGTACTTGCTGAGTTAGGTGAGTTTATACTATTTGAAGGCGATGGTTCCTTTGCTCAGTATTTACAACACTTAATGTTAGAAAAAGGCCATACCTTATCCCTTGCGGAATCTTGCACAGGTGGCTTGATTGCCAGCGAATTGATCGCGGTTGCTGGGAGTTCCGGTTACCTTGATTCTAGTCACGTGACGTACAGTAATGAATCTAAATGTCGTTTAGTCAGTGTGAATAAAGCGACGATAGACAAGTATGGTGCAGTATCGATAGCAGTTGCTGCCGAGATGGCACAAGGTGCAATGCGGAATGCAGGCGTTGACTTTGGTATTGCAGTGTCAGGTATTGCCGGTCCGGGGGGCGGGAGTGATGATAAGCCTGTTGGGACTGTGGCATTTGCATTAGCGAGTCATACACATACGGTTAGCCAGTTGTTATTTATTCCGCGTCGGGATCGTCAAGGGATCAGAACTGTTGCGTTATATGTTGCATTAGATATGTTGAGAAGGGAGTTACTGGGTTTAGATTTGGCTGCGGAATTTGGCTCATTAGAGCGCCGTGCCTATTGTGATACTGTGAACAGCTAG
- a CDS encoding DNA repair protein — MKLTLMIIAIAVLLFLMIGYNIILQYKRKAETEKRLIIIKHRKIIEDAEELLINATSLPYSKVLTLVLHSRMRDSLTAILQLDPSLPQVRQRLTNVKSQMAQLKEMPAQIEDNMFRSPNSDREAIVLLQQIKKIRAVLRVEHAKSKVNTQTFVIEDRKLELMQLNVNIDNLLKRAYEARATRQFGSCKQLLRKGIDTLNNINDKNESLITKQQNLVSLLNEVNEQLTQASSDDLKDRQEKENEKNELDLLFQPKQKW, encoded by the coding sequence ATGAAGCTCACTCTTATGATTATCGCGATTGCTGTTCTACTGTTTTTGATGATCGGTTATAACATCATCTTACAGTACAAGCGTAAAGCTGAAACAGAAAAGCGTCTGATAATCATAAAGCATAGGAAAATCATTGAAGATGCTGAAGAATTACTAATAAATGCAACATCATTACCTTACAGTAAAGTACTCACGCTAGTCTTACACAGTCGCATGCGTGACTCTCTCACCGCTATATTACAACTGGATCCAAGCCTGCCGCAAGTACGTCAGCGCTTAACCAACGTAAAATCCCAAATGGCACAATTAAAAGAAATGCCGGCACAGATAGAAGATAACATGTTCCGTTCTCCGAACTCCGATCGAGAGGCGATTGTATTACTGCAACAAATCAAAAAAATTCGGGCTGTGTTACGTGTAGAGCATGCCAAAAGTAAAGTAAATACCCAAACCTTTGTGATTGAAGATCGTAAACTTGAACTGATGCAACTGAACGTCAACATTGATAATTTATTGAAACGCGCTTACGAAGCGCGTGCAACGCGTCAATTTGGCTCTTGTAAACAATTGCTACGTAAAGGCATTGATACATTAAATAATATTAATGATAAAAACGAATCCCTCATCACCAAACAACAAAATCTAGTCTCTTTACTTAATGAGGTGAATGAGCAACTTACCCAAGCTTCATCAGATGACTTAAAAGATCGCCAAGAAAAAGAAAACGAAAAAAATGAATTAGACCTGCTGTTTCAACCAAAACAGAAATGGTAA
- a CDS encoding sensor histidine kinase, whose protein sequence is MPTKDMMTPLDDNIKPSKDTVDYALILTSAVHDMKNSLCLLLQSIESMSADINPAQDDLKHGAKLADLHYEVLRLNSGLIQVLSLYRNDNKQLPLNIAECFIADYFTEFCIKNQLYSDSNNIEINININIDLAWYCDHNLISYLLSDVFINALRYSQGKILVTAEIVNEQLVIEIADNGEGYPDSMLQAQHNSMAELSSKQGRTGLGLYFARLIANAHVIKGQTGHISLSNGGELGGGIFTLILP, encoded by the coding sequence ATGCCGACCAAAGATATGATGACACCTTTAGACGATAACATTAAACCAAGCAAAGACACAGTTGATTACGCATTGATCCTAACATCTGCAGTACATGATATGAAAAATTCATTGTGCCTGTTATTACAATCAATTGAATCGATGTCTGCAGATATTAACCCTGCGCAAGATGACCTGAAACACGGCGCTAAACTCGCGGATTTACACTATGAAGTATTACGCCTTAACAGCGGCTTAATCCAAGTACTTTCCTTGTACCGCAATGACAACAAGCAGCTACCATTAAATATTGCTGAATGTTTTATTGCTGATTATTTCACTGAATTTTGCATCAAAAATCAGCTATACAGCGACAGTAACAACATAGAGATTAACATTAACATTAACATCGACCTGGCTTGGTACTGCGATCACAATTTAATTAGCTACTTATTATCCGACGTGTTCATCAATGCCCTCCGTTATAGCCAAGGCAAGATCCTCGTTACAGCGGAAATCGTTAATGAGCAGCTGGTAATAGAGATTGCCGACAATGGTGAAGGCTACCCAGATAGCATGTTACAAGCTCAGCACAACTCAATGGCTGAGTTAAGCAGTAAGCAGGGACGCACTGGATTAGGTTTATATTTTGCTCGATTAATTGCTAACGCACATGTAATTAAAGGGCAAACAGGACATATATCGCTAAGTAATGGGGGGGAACTTGGTGGTGGTATCTTCACCTTAATACTACCTTAA
- the cysB gene encoding HTH-type transcriptional regulator CysB — translation MKLQQFRYIVEVLNHNLNVSATAESLYTSQPGISKQVRMLEDELGVQIFERSGKHLTKVTPAGKDIIRIAADILGKVESIKAVASQHTHPSKGTLNISTTHTQARYALPKVIKGFIERYPDVSLNMHQGTPAQISDSVSKGTADFAIATEALHLYSDLVMLPCYHWNRSIIVKPGHPLTKVGKITVEDIAKYSLVTYVFGFTGRSELDCAFDAAGLKPKIVFTATDADVIKTYVKLGIGVGVLATMAFDDETDDDLVRIDASHLFTSSTTKIGFRKGTFLRTYMYDFMERFAPHLTRDVVDKAIMLKTAEEIDEMFKEIPLPTR, via the coding sequence ATGAAGTTACAGCAATTTAGATACATAGTCGAAGTCCTCAATCACAATTTGAACGTGTCAGCGACAGCAGAAAGTCTTTATACTTCGCAACCAGGCATCAGTAAGCAAGTGCGTATGTTAGAAGATGAACTCGGTGTGCAGATCTTTGAACGTAGTGGTAAACATCTCACTAAAGTGACGCCAGCTGGTAAAGACATTATTCGTATTGCTGCTGATATTCTAGGCAAGGTTGAAAGTATTAAAGCGGTAGCGAGTCAGCACACTCATCCTTCTAAAGGCACGTTAAATATTTCGACAACGCATACTCAAGCGCGCTATGCACTGCCGAAAGTGATTAAAGGTTTTATTGAACGTTATCCTGATGTGTCATTAAACATGCACCAAGGTACGCCGGCACAGATCAGTGATTCGGTTTCTAAGGGTACAGCTGATTTTGCGATTGCGACTGAAGCATTGCATTTATACAGTGACTTGGTGATGTTGCCTTGTTATCACTGGAATCGTTCTATTATCGTAAAACCGGGTCACCCATTAACGAAAGTGGGTAAGATCACGGTTGAAGATATCGCCAAATATTCGCTTGTTACCTACGTATTTGGTTTTACTGGCCGTTCAGAATTAGATTGTGCGTTTGATGCAGCCGGATTAAAGCCTAAAATTGTGTTTACCGCAACGGATGCCGACGTGATCAAAACCTACGTGAAATTAGGTATTGGTGTCGGTGTTTTAGCCACCATGGCATTTGACGATGAAACTGATGATGATTTAGTGCGCATTGATGCAAGTCATTTATTTACATCGAGTACGACTAAAATTGGTTTCCGTAAGGGCACCTTCTTACGCACTTACATGTATGATTTTATGGAACGCTTTGCCCCTCATTTAACGCGAGATGTTGTTGATAAAGCAATTATGCTAAAAACAGCAGAAGAGATTGATGAGATGTTTAAAGAGATCCCGCTACCAACAAGGTAA
- a CDS encoding L-serine ammonia-lyase, with translation MISVFDIYKIGIGPSSSHTVGPMKAAKQFIDDLRATGKIREVTQITVDVHGSLSLTGKGHHTDIAILMGLAGNLPDTVDIDAIPEFIHRVETTRRLPIGLHCHTVDFPASAMNFIDEPLPLHENGLKIHAYIDGEVIFTKTYYSTGGGFIVDEENFGLTQGDTADVKYPFTNAAELVVHCNENALSISALMLENERSFRSENEIYQSFSNIWTAMTESIERGCKTEGLLAGPLRVPRRAAALKRQLEATEGFNSDPMIIIDWVNMFALAVSEENAAGGRVVTAPTNGAAGIIPAVLAYYNKFIRPLTREEQTKFYLASGAVGILYKTNASISGAEVGCQGEVGVSCSMAAAGLAELMGASPAQVCIAAEIGMEHNLGLTCDPVGGQVQVPCIERNAIAAVKAINASRMAMRRTSEPCVSLDKVIETMYETGKDMNAKYRETSLGGLAIKVLNVGDIKKAHTCT, from the coding sequence ATGATCAGTGTATTCGATATCTACAAAATTGGTATTGGTCCATCTAGTTCTCATACTGTTGGTCCAATGAAAGCTGCCAAACAATTTATCGACGATCTACGAGCGACAGGGAAGATCCGCGAAGTCACTCAAATCACAGTGGATGTGCATGGTTCATTATCATTGACTGGTAAAGGTCACCACACTGATATTGCTATCTTAATGGGTTTAGCAGGTAACTTACCTGACACTGTTGATATTGATGCAATCCCAGAGTTCATTCACCGTGTTGAAACAACACGTCGTTTACCAATCGGTCTACATTGTCATACTGTTGATTTTCCCGCTTCAGCGATGAACTTTATTGATGAGCCGCTTCCACTACATGAAAACGGTTTGAAAATTCATGCTTACATCGATGGTGAAGTAATATTTACAAAAACTTACTACTCTACCGGTGGTGGTTTCATCGTTGACGAAGAAAACTTCGGTTTAACCCAAGGTGATACTGCAGATGTTAAATATCCATTTACCAACGCCGCTGAATTAGTCGTACACTGTAACGAAAATGCATTATCTATCAGTGCATTAATGTTAGAAAATGAACGTTCTTTCCGCAGTGAAAATGAAATATATCAATCGTTTTCTAACATTTGGACAGCAATGACTGAATCTATCGAACGCGGTTGTAAAACAGAAGGTTTACTTGCTGGTCCATTACGTGTGCCTCGTCGTGCTGCCGCGCTTAAACGTCAGCTAGAAGCCACCGAAGGTTTTAACTCAGATCCAATGATTATCATTGATTGGGTTAACATGTTTGCACTTGCAGTGAGTGAAGAAAACGCAGCCGGTGGTCGAGTAGTAACGGCACCAACTAACGGCGCCGCCGGTATCATTCCAGCAGTATTAGCTTATTACAATAAGTTTATTCGTCCGCTAACGCGTGAAGAACAGACTAAATTTTACCTTGCTTCGGGTGCTGTCGGTATCCTATACAAAACGAATGCATCTATCTCGGGCGCAGAAGTAGGTTGTCAAGGTGAAGTGGGCGTATCATGCTCAATGGCAGCGGCCGGTCTTGCTGAATTAATGGGTGCGAGTCCTGCACAAGTTTGTATCGCGGCTGAAATCGGCATGGAGCATAACCTAGGTCTAACTTGTGATCCTGTCGGTGGTCAAGTTCAAGTACCTTGTATTGAACGTAACGCGATTGCCGCAGTAAAAGCAATCAATGCTTCACGTATGGCTATGCGTCGTACGAGCGAGCCTTGTGTATCGTTAGATAAAGTTATCGAAACGATGTACGAAACGGGTAAAGATATGAATGCTAAATATCGTGAAACGTCACTGGGTGGTTTAGCAATTAAAGTACTTAATGTCGGCGATATCAAAAAAGCCCACACCTGCACTTAA
- the cyoE gene encoding heme o synthase, with amino-acid sequence MNTQSIILTLTPNWRAYYQLTKPKVVALLLLTALVGMVLALPTLPSLSLLVPALVGIGLLSAAAAAYNHILDQRIDAIMTRTHQRPLVQHTISTPKALFFATSMAIIGMVTLFVFVNALTAWLTFASLIGYAVIYTMYLKRATPQNIAIGGLAGATPPLLGWTAMTGEVTGQALLLVMIIFIWTPPHFWALAIHKEKEYAKAKIPMLPVTHGAEYTKTLILLYTLLLLPVTWLPWLTQLSGLLYFAGSTILSLSFIYYAYRLKFKPTRKAAFQTFKFSIIHLMVLFILLLVDHWLIHY; translated from the coding sequence ATGAATACGCAATCCATTATATTAACGCTTACACCCAACTGGCGTGCTTACTATCAATTAACCAAACCTAAAGTCGTAGCATTATTACTGCTCACGGCATTAGTCGGTATGGTCCTTGCGCTACCCACCTTACCCTCGCTCAGTTTATTAGTACCGGCATTAGTTGGTATTGGCCTGTTATCTGCAGCCGCCGCAGCCTACAACCATATTCTCGACCAGCGTATTGACGCCATCATGACCCGAACCCACCAGCGGCCATTAGTACAACATACCATTAGCACACCAAAAGCATTATTCTTTGCCACGAGCATGGCAATAATTGGTATGGTGACACTTTTTGTATTTGTAAATGCGTTAACCGCTTGGTTAACCTTTGCCAGTCTGATTGGCTATGCGGTGATTTACACCATGTACTTGAAACGTGCAACACCACAAAACATTGCCATCGGTGGACTCGCGGGGGCAACACCGCCACTGCTTGGGTGGACGGCAATGACTGGTGAGGTGACAGGCCAAGCTTTACTGCTGGTGATGATTATTTTCATCTGGACACCACCACATTTTTGGGCGCTGGCGATCCATAAAGAAAAAGAATATGCCAAGGCTAAGATCCCAATGCTACCTGTGACCCATGGTGCTGAGTATACTAAAACCCTCATACTGCTTTATACGCTATTGCTATTACCTGTCACTTGGTTACCTTGGTTGACTCAACTCAGTGGGTTACTCTATTTTGCAGGTTCCACTATCCTGAGCCTGAGCTTTATTTATTACGCTTATCGCTTAAAATTCAAGCCCACACGAAAAGCAGCGTTTCAAACGTTTAAATTTTCAATCATACATTTAATGGTGCTGTTTATATTATTGTTAGTGGACCATTGGCTTATTCATTACTAA
- a CDS encoding COX15/CtaA family protein, whose amino-acid sequence MSKLLNLTIALAFLVIALGAYTRLTDAGLGCPDWPGCYGFNTVPTNAQDIASAQQAYPDQPLHAEKAWNEMIHRYIAGLLGTLILLIFIICGKRKQHVKLATLLILLVLFQAALGMWTVTMNLKPIIVMGHLLGGFSILALLVLLRLRLSKTTMAATLLSTPLNDVGHNILPIHRQRLARVQLYCCIALPIVIIQIALGGWTSSNYAAIVCTAFPICNGDWLSRFNLNDVFSLSPVAETYQYGVRDTVARINIHVTHRIWAGVTSIYLLLTAYQLLKHQPERKIRLTAQALLVILCLQVSLGIANVMFQLPLGIAVAHNLVAAILLITLVTLLWFNQQQLQEVL is encoded by the coding sequence ATGTCGAAACTGCTCAACCTGACAATAGCGCTGGCCTTTTTAGTGATTGCACTCGGGGCTTATACGCGCTTAACCGATGCCGGACTTGGTTGCCCTGACTGGCCCGGTTGTTATGGCTTTAATACGGTTCCAACTAACGCACAAGACATTGCGTCAGCCCAACAAGCTTATCCAGACCAGCCTTTACACGCGGAAAAAGCATGGAATGAAATGATACATCGCTATATAGCAGGACTATTAGGTACGTTAATTTTACTAATTTTCATTATCTGTGGCAAACGCAAACAACACGTTAAATTAGCAACTTTGTTAATTTTATTAGTTTTATTTCAAGCTGCGTTAGGGATGTGGACAGTAACAATGAACTTAAAACCCATTATCGTGATGGGCCACCTGCTTGGTGGGTTTAGTATTTTAGCCTTGCTGGTATTATTGCGATTACGACTATCTAAAACCACCATGGCAGCAACCCTGTTATCCACCCCTTTAAATGATGTCGGCCATAATATATTACCCATACATAGGCAACGATTAGCCCGCGTTCAATTATATTGTTGCATTGCCCTGCCAATAGTCATTATTCAAATTGCACTCGGCGGTTGGACAAGTTCAAATTACGCCGCCATAGTCTGTACTGCATTTCCTATTTGTAACGGCGACTGGTTAAGCCGTTTTAATCTCAATGATGTATTTAGTCTCAGTCCAGTAGCTGAAACTTATCAGTATGGTGTGCGAGATACGGTTGCCAGAATCAATATCCATGTCACTCATCGAATCTGGGCAGGTGTGACGAGCATTTACTTGTTGCTCACCGCTTATCAATTACTCAAACATCAACCCGAAAGAAAGATACGGTTAACTGCCCAAGCCTTGCTTGTCATTCTTTGCTTACAGGTCAGCTTAGGCATCGCTAACGTTATGTTCCAACTGCCACTGGGTATCGCAGTAGCACACAACCTGGTTGCGGCGATCTTACTTATAACCTTAGTCACCCTACTTTGGTTCAACCAACAGCAACTGCAAGAGGTGTTATGA
- a CDS encoding SURF1 family protein encodes MQTLFSSIRCYKLSTRLISFALFSLLAITVCLKLGLWQLSRAQEKQILLDIDQPTLTSLIQITASSLHRKVSLYGYFDNEAPILLDNQTYKKQFGYHLYLPFHSDKHTILVNLGWLAGPATRSSLPDIPHFTGHYQLNGTLSAQQGSPLLLGENIAPATQGPLVIQRTDIPQLRTTLNMPLNPLLLQLNPDSHIGFSKTWTITVMPPAKHTAYAVQWFALAFALSLSSGYWLKKYQTPSKPMQDKD; translated from the coding sequence ATGCAAACTTTATTTAGCTCGATACGATGCTATAAACTCTCCACACGCTTAATCAGCTTTGCTCTGTTTAGCCTGCTCGCGATTACGGTTTGTCTAAAATTAGGGTTATGGCAACTCTCCCGCGCACAAGAAAAACAAATCCTATTAGATATCGACCAACCGACGCTCACATCACTCATTCAAATAACCGCGAGCAGTTTGCATCGAAAGGTATCTTTATATGGTTATTTTGATAATGAAGCGCCGATATTATTAGATAATCAAACTTACAAGAAACAGTTTGGCTATCATTTATACCTTCCTTTTCACAGCGATAAACACACTATTCTTGTTAACCTTGGTTGGTTAGCGGGTCCAGCGACACGCTCATCGTTACCTGATATTCCGCACTTCACAGGGCATTATCAGTTAAACGGTACTTTAAGTGCCCAGCAAGGTTCACCCTTGCTTCTCGGTGAGAATATCGCCCCCGCAACACAAGGACCTTTGGTTATACAGCGTACTGATATACCTCAACTACGAACCACGCTAAACATGCCACTCAATCCACTACTATTACAACTAAATCCAGATTCTCACATCGGTTTTAGCAAAACCTGGACGATAACGGTAATGCCACCCGCTAAACATACGGCGTATGCAGTCCAATGGTTTGCTTTAGCATTTGCGTTAAGCCTATCGAGTGGCTACTGGTTAAAAAAATATCAAACACCATCTAAACCCATGCAAGATAAGGATTAG
- the pyrC gene encoding dihydroorotase produces the protein METLTITRPDDWHLHLRDGDVLKHTVADISRYMGRAIIMPNLVPPVTNAQIAQDYRQRILANVPANSSFSPLMTIYLTDQTTAEDIRVAKATGIVYAAKLYPAGATTNSSSGVTSIKNVYPALQALQDAGMPLLLHGEVTDADIDIFDREKVYLDTVLTSVIADFPDLKIVLEHITTADAVEFVNNASDNVAATITAHHLLFNRNHMLVGGIKPHYYCLPILKRNTHQAALIKAATSGSNKFFLGTDSAPHADDKKESACGCAGAYTSHAAIELYAEVFEQQNALDKLEAFASFNGPDFYNLPRNADTITLERTAWQVPTTLPFGDAKMVPIRTGETIAWQVK, from the coding sequence ATGGAAACTTTAACGATCACCCGCCCAGATGACTGGCACCTGCACCTTCGAGATGGTGATGTTTTAAAACATACTGTTGCTGACATTAGCCGTTACATGGGTCGCGCTATCATTATGCCGAACCTTGTACCGCCAGTAACAAATGCTCAGATCGCCCAAGACTATCGTCAACGTATCTTAGCTAACGTACCAGCGAACTCTTCATTTAGTCCATTAATGACTATCTATCTTACCGATCAAACCACTGCTGAAGATATCCGCGTAGCAAAAGCAACCGGTATTGTTTATGCGGCCAAGCTTTATCCAGCTGGCGCAACGACAAATTCATCATCCGGTGTCACATCCATTAAGAATGTTTATCCTGCGCTACAAGCATTACAAGATGCGGGTATGCCTTTACTGTTACACGGTGAAGTAACAGATGCCGATATCGATATTTTTGATCGTGAGAAAGTTTATTTAGATACGGTATTAACATCCGTTATTGCTGATTTCCCAGATTTAAAGATTGTGCTTGAACACATCACCACTGCGGACGCGGTTGAGTTTGTGAATAATGCCAGTGACAATGTCGCAGCAACAATCACAGCGCATCATTTATTATTCAACCGTAACCACATGTTAGTGGGCGGCATCAAGCCACACTACTACTGTTTACCAATCTTGAAGCGTAATACCCATCAAGCGGCACTTATTAAAGCGGCAACGAGTGGTAGCAACAAGTTTTTCCTTGGTACAGACTCTGCGCCACATGCTGATGATAAAAAAGAATCTGCTTGTGGTTGTGCTGGCGCTTATACCTCTCATGCTGCAATAGAGCTATATGCTGAAGTATTTGAGCAACAGAATGCCCTTGATAAATTAGAAGCATTTGCCAGCTTCAATGGCCCTGATTTTTATAACTTACCACGCAATGCTGACACGATCACATTAGAAAGAACTGCATGGCAAGTACCGACAACGCTACCTTTTGGTGACGCGAAAATGGTACCAATCAGAACGGGCGAAACTATCGCTTGGCAAGTGAAATAA
- a CDS encoding cytochrome c oxidase subunit 3, whose protein sequence is MPDNNEYAKAPKHYYVPANSVWPFAGAIALFIIAIGAATTVQQVDNDGSNNGIPILFAGIGILLFILISWFRNIITESMNGLYNKQLDRSFRMGMLWFIFSEVMFFVALFGVLFYLRNLSIPWLGGEGNNAMTHAVIWSDFIPQWPLTITPDGRETQAMPWYGLPLINTIILISSSVTLHFAHHNLIATQRTRLVIWLSITVALGVTFLFFQAEEYIHAYHVLSLKFDSGVYGNTFYLLTGFHGMHVTLGVIMLTVMLFRIINGHFTPGKHFAFEAATWYWHFVDVVWIILFIAVYIV, encoded by the coding sequence ATGCCAGATAATAATGAATATGCCAAAGCCCCAAAACACTACTATGTCCCAGCCAACAGTGTTTGGCCTTTCGCTGGCGCTATCGCGCTCTTTATCATCGCCATAGGGGCGGCAACGACCGTGCAACAGGTGGATAACGACGGGAGTAACAACGGCATTCCGATTTTATTCGCCGGCATCGGCATATTACTGTTTATACTCATCAGTTGGTTTCGGAATATAATCACCGAGTCGATGAATGGGCTATACAATAAGCAACTTGATCGTTCCTTTAGAATGGGTATGTTGTGGTTTATTTTTTCGGAAGTGATGTTTTTTGTGGCACTATTCGGGGTATTATTTTACCTGCGTAATTTATCCATTCCTTGGTTGGGTGGTGAAGGCAATAATGCCATGACCCATGCGGTAATTTGGTCTGATTTCATTCCTCAGTGGCCATTAACCATCACCCCAGATGGACGAGAAACACAAGCGATGCCTTGGTATGGTTTGCCGCTAATCAACACCATTATTCTGATTAGTTCATCAGTCACCTTACATTTCGCCCATCACAATCTGATAGCAACACAGCGTACAAGGTTAGTTATCTGGTTATCCATTACCGTGGCCTTGGGGGTTACCTTCTTATTTTTTCAAGCTGAAGAGTATATTCATGCTTATCATGTATTGTCATTAAAATTTGATTCTGGTGTCTATGGCAACACTTTTTATTTACTCACCGGCTTCCATGGTATGCACGTAACACTCGGGGTCATCATGCTCACCGTCATGCTGTTTCGTATCATCAATGGACATTTTACGCCGGGTAAACATTTTGCGTTTGAGGCTGCAACTTGGTATTGGCATTTTGTTGATGTGGTATGGATCATTTTGTTTATCGCTGTCTACATTGTTTAG
- a CDS encoding cytochrome c oxidase assembly protein, producing MTTPKIKKHLRLLIFSAVGMFGFGFALVPLYDVFCDITGLNGKDYSRATTIPVHIDESRTVKVEFITYLNKKLPWQFTPEIRSINLHPGERYQVNFVAINQSDQDTFGRAVPSITPGYAAQYLVKTECFCFQEQMLAANEEAMMPLIFYIDPNIPADISTLTLAYTLFKNEQTRVAMR from the coding sequence ATGACCACACCAAAAATAAAAAAACATCTACGCCTGCTCATTTTCAGTGCCGTAGGTATGTTCGGATTCGGTTTTGCGCTCGTGCCTTTATATGATGTATTTTGTGATATTACTGGGCTCAATGGTAAAGATTATAGCCGCGCAACCACAATACCAGTACATATTGACGAATCGAGGACGGTTAAAGTCGAATTTATTACTTATTTAAATAAAAAACTGCCTTGGCAATTCACGCCTGAAATTAGGAGTATTAATCTACATCCAGGCGAACGTTATCAAGTTAATTTCGTGGCGATTAATCAAAGCGACCAAGATACATTTGGTCGCGCCGTGCCCTCAATCACCCCAGGTTATGCCGCTCAATATTTGGTGAAAACAGAATGTTTTTGCTTTCAAGAGCAGATGTTAGCGGCAAACGAAGAAGCGATGATGCCACTTATCTTTTATATCGACCCTAACATTCCAGCCGATATATCAACGTTAACCCTCGCCTATACACTGTTTAAAAATGAGCAAACAAGAGTCGCGATGCGCTAG